In one Nostoc sp. KVJ3 genomic region, the following are encoded:
- a CDS encoding PAS domain S-box protein, with the protein MDTQKIRILLVDDELENLHFLSDILQKQDYQVQSVLSGQLAINTALAYPPDLILLNILISEMSGYRVCQALKSNQKTQDIPIIFYGVLDALSEEATVFNFSDVDYITQPFQTKEVLFRVQNQLNLQKLKKQLKEQNSQLQEEIKERQKVAAELNIRNKEIEEIFQKIPVALGKTFCREVYPSDDYANANGDRLLVEAALKKSESQYRHLVETSQDMIWSVDIDGLITFVNPAVKQIYGYEPQEMIGRSLTDFISPKKVVKDKVVFEHVLQGNSIFQHETTCVAKDDTLLYLMFNAIALRNEEGLVIGMTGTASNITQRRGVEKLLQESAIKLRNHNLVLTQLAQNQTLYQGDLKVALGKITETAVKNIGIERASVWLYDETGMKIQCFDLFEGSCNQHSEGISLSAADYPAYFAALQQDQPIATDDVYNDPRTREFSVCYSKSNVISVLDTPIRLEGKTVGVLCMEAVGVTHNWTLEDQNFARSLGNLTSLVLEAIERQRAEAARRASEEKLASAFRSSPDPIALITVPNKRCVEVNDSFCRFFGYSRSQVIDRTDEELNIWANPQEYNFLAQMLQKSKAIRNYEVDVCTCSGEIRTTLLSAEMIEIDGQWHVLGTAKDITERKQAENESRLLLLTTQAITRASDVNSALALVLRLICHTIGWDFGEAWIPNEDGTFLEHRLGWYGEESSLEEFCRQSQTVKFPLGVGLPGRVWQNQEPEWIEDVSEVTEPIFLRSQQAAKVGLKAGFGVPILAGNQVLAVLVFFKRSSVLVDKRLLLLVNAVAAQLGGLIERKTLEQELALREAHLNAFFSSAPVGMNIVDNQLRFVQINHLLAEINGLPQEDHIGKTIHEVLPQMAHLVEPTYQQVLLTGQPILNQELSGASLKQPDIIRHFLVSYFPIAGGDDRPSGVGTVLVEISELQAALRERKHVEQELRLANERLQYLLTSSPVVIYSSKKTLGNFSTTFISKNVKAMVGYEAREFLENPSFWLHHVHPEDVELISEKFSQLVEQEYSSYEYRWLHADGTYHWFYEKMRLIRDEVGKPIECVGYWADINDAKLAELALQSGRQQYKLLAEASPVCIFHTDANSNALYFNQRWSEITGCSIEESLGKGWTKAVHPEDCEQLLLIWDRARSDKTIYKYEHRFLRDDLTVVWVICQALPEFRDDGEIKGYIGTITDITERKLAEEALCESAERERAIAQVIQRMRQTLDLETIFAATTQELRQVLNCDRVVVYRFNPEWNGEFVSESVGDGWISLIEEHNNDPNLTEGVLQDGRCLAKILDSTDNHLEDPYLQATQGASFRSVPDIYNAEFHPCYISLLERFQAKAYIIVPILYGSQIWGLLASYQNSDSRQWKPGEVNIVVQIGNQLGVALQQAQLLAQTQRQSQALQEAVIAADAANRAKSEFLANMSHELRTPLNAILGFTQVMSHDRALSPEHQQNLAIINRAGEHLLNLINDILEMSKIEAGRITLNLNSFDLIRLLENLEEMLRFRATSKGLELVFEYTSYLPQYIQADESKLRQVLLNLLGNAIKFTDTGRVILRVGMGTGEWGAGEEGGAGEAGGVGEELITNAQSLIFEVTDTGCGIAPQEIDLLFEAFGQTETGRKSQQGTGLGLAISRKYVELMGGNMSVASIIGEGSQFIFDIQFSLATVSEIQIKQIRRQVLSLAPAQSEYRILVVDDSTDSRLVLVKILTSIGFAIQEAVNGNEAIALWQKWQPHLILMDMRMPVMDGYEATKIIKTREESSMVNCKTIIIALTANAFEEQREAMIIAGCDDYINKPFREEELLEKLSEYLGVKYIYQEDNYQRGNAKQQITESSLKLADIIPLLYEMSPEWVNQVYTAAAQCSDDLILQLIEQIPLENVELRNFIKNLAHDFQFEKIMEFTSIAGVLSS; encoded by the coding sequence ATGGATACTCAAAAAATCAGAATTTTATTAGTTGATGATGAGCTAGAAAATTTACATTTCTTATCAGATATCCTGCAAAAACAAGATTATCAGGTACAAAGTGTCCTCTCTGGACAATTGGCAATTAATACAGCGCTGGCTTATCCCCCTGATTTGATTTTACTAAACATTCTCATTTCAGAGATGAGTGGTTATAGAGTTTGCCAAGCTTTGAAATCTAACCAAAAAACTCAAGATATTCCGATAATTTTTTACGGTGTTTTAGATGCATTATCTGAAGAAGCAACCGTTTTTAATTTCAGCGATGTTGACTATATTACTCAACCATTCCAAACTAAAGAAGTTTTATTCCGCGTACAAAATCAACTCAATCTCCAAAAGCTGAAAAAACAGTTAAAAGAACAAAATTCCCAACTACAAGAGGAGATTAAAGAGCGTCAAAAGGTTGCGGCTGAGTTAAATATTCGCAACAAAGAAATAGAAGAGATTTTCCAAAAAATTCCTGTGGCCCTTGGCAAAACCTTTTGTAGAGAAGTTTATCCAAGTGATGACTACGCTAATGCCAATGGCGATCGCCTTTTAGTCGAAGCTGCCCTCAAGAAGAGTGAAAGTCAGTATCGCCACCTAGTGGAGACATCCCAGGATATGATCTGGTCGGTGGATATTGATGGACTAATTACCTTTGTCAACCCGGCAGTTAAGCAGATTTATGGCTACGAACCGCAGGAAATGATTGGACGTAGCTTGACTGATTTTATTTCGCCTAAAAAAGTTGTTAAAGATAAAGTAGTATTTGAGCATGTTTTACAGGGAAATTCGATTTTTCAGCATGAGACTACCTGTGTAGCAAAAGATGACACTTTACTTTATTTAATGTTTAATGCGATCGCATTACGCAACGAAGAAGGTTTAGTGATAGGCATGACAGGCACTGCAAGTAATATTACACAGCGTCGAGGCGTAGAAAAATTACTCCAAGAAAGCGCGATTAAGCTCCGCAATCATAACCTAGTGCTAACCCAACTCGCACAAAATCAGACCCTTTATCAGGGTGACTTGAAAGTAGCTTTGGGTAAAATTACAGAAACAGCTGTAAAAAATATTGGAATAGAACGAGCTAGTGTCTGGTTATATGACGAAACAGGCATGAAGATCCAGTGTTTTGACTTATTTGAGGGCAGTTGCAATCAACATAGCGAAGGAATTTCTTTATCAGCGGCAGACTATCCAGCTTATTTTGCAGCTTTGCAACAAGACCAACCAATCGCTACAGATGATGTCTACAACGATCCCAGAACTAGAGAATTTTCTGTATGTTACTCAAAATCAAATGTTATCTCCGTACTCGATACACCCATTAGGCTAGAGGGCAAGACCGTAGGAGTCTTATGTATGGAGGCAGTAGGAGTTACTCATAATTGGACGTTAGAAGACCAAAACTTCGCTCGCTCTCTGGGCAACTTAACCTCTTTGGTATTGGAAGCAATAGAACGCCAACGGGCAGAAGCAGCGCGACGGGCTTCTGAAGAAAAGTTAGCATCAGCTTTTCGGTCATCTCCCGATCCAATTGCCTTAATTACTGTTCCCAACAAACGCTGTGTTGAAGTCAACGACAGCTTTTGTCGGTTTTTTGGTTATTCTCGTTCTCAGGTGATCGATCGCACCGATGAAGAATTGAATATTTGGGCGAATCCACAAGAATATAATTTCCTCGCCCAGATGTTGCAAAAAAGCAAAGCCATCCGCAACTATGAGGTTGATGTCTGCACTTGTTCAGGAGAAATCAGGACAACATTATTGAGTGCGGAGATGATCGAGATTGATGGGCAATGGCACGTACTGGGCACAGCGAAAGATATTACCGAACGCAAGCAAGCAGAAAATGAAAGCCGTTTGCTACTATTAACAACCCAAGCGATTACTCGCGCTAGTGATGTCAACAGCGCGTTAGCCCTAGTATTGCGCTTAATTTGTCACACCATTGGCTGGGATTTTGGTGAAGCATGGATACCTAATGAAGATGGCACTTTTTTAGAACATAGGTTGGGCTGGTACGGAGAAGAAAGCAGTTTAGAAGAATTTTGTCGCCAAAGCCAAACCGTAAAATTTCCTCTAGGGGTGGGACTACCAGGAAGAGTTTGGCAGAATCAAGAACCAGAATGGATAGAAGATGTTTCGGAAGTTACAGAACCAATTTTTTTGCGATCGCAACAAGCAGCAAAGGTAGGATTAAAAGCTGGTTTTGGTGTTCCCATCCTGGCTGGAAACCAAGTATTAGCTGTTTTAGTGTTTTTTAAACGTAGCTCAGTATTGGTAGACAAACGTTTGCTCTTGCTAGTCAATGCTGTTGCTGCTCAATTAGGTGGGTTAATTGAGCGCAAAACCCTAGAACAAGAACTAGCACTCAGAGAAGCCCACCTCAATGCCTTTTTTAGCAGCGCTCCCGTCGGCATGAATATTGTAGATAACCAACTGCGGTTTGTGCAAATCAACCACCTACTGGCAGAGATTAATGGACTACCCCAGGAGGATCATATTGGTAAGACTATTCATGAAGTCTTACCCCAGATGGCCCATCTCGTGGAACCAACTTATCAACAGGTTCTGTTAACTGGTCAACCGATTCTCAATCAAGAATTAAGTGGTGCTTCACTTAAACAACCAGATATTATCCGCCACTTCTTAGTTTCTTATTTTCCCATTGCTGGTGGAGACGATCGCCCCTCTGGTGTGGGCACAGTTTTAGTAGAAATTAGCGAACTGCAAGCCGCGCTACGCGAACGCAAACACGTCGAACAAGAACTGCGTTTAGCCAACGAACGCCTCCAATATCTCCTTACTTCTAGCCCTGTGGTGATTTATAGCAGCAAAAAAACATTAGGCAATTTTAGCACTACCTTTATTAGTAAAAACGTCAAGGCAATGGTTGGCTACGAAGCGCGAGAATTTCTCGAAAATCCTAGTTTCTGGCTCCATCACGTCCACCCAGAAGATGTTGAACTGATCTCGGAAAAATTTTCCCAGTTGGTTGAACAAGAGTACAGTTCTTATGAATATCGCTGGCTACATGCTGACGGAACTTATCACTGGTTTTACGAAAAGATGAGGTTAATCCGTGACGAAGTTGGTAAACCGATAGAATGTGTTGGTTATTGGGCAGACATCAACGATGCTAAACTAGCAGAACTGGCTTTGCAGTCAGGTAGACAGCAATATAAACTTTTAGCAGAAGCCTCACCAGTTTGTATATTTCACACTGATGCGAATAGCAATGCTTTATATTTTAATCAACGCTGGAGTGAGATTACTGGATGCAGTATAGAAGAGTCCCTGGGAAAAGGTTGGACAAAAGCTGTACATCCAGAGGACTGCGAGCAGCTATTGTTAATATGGGATCGAGCCAGAAGCGATAAAACTATCTATAAGTACGAACATCGATTTTTGCGTGATGATCTTACAGTTGTCTGGGTAATTTGTCAAGCTTTGCCAGAATTTCGAGATGATGGAGAAATTAAAGGCTACATCGGTACGATTACAGATATTACCGAGAGAAAATTGGCAGAAGAAGCGCTGTGTGAGAGTGCAGAACGGGAAAGAGCGATCGCCCAAGTTATTCAAAGGATGCGTCAAACCCTAGATTTAGAGACTATATTTGCAGCTACAACCCAAGAATTACGACAAGTACTCAATTGCGATCGGGTTGTTGTCTATCGTTTCAATCCCGAATGGAATGGCGAATTTGTTTCCGAGTCGGTGGGTGATGGTTGGATATCTCTGATAGAAGAACACAACAATGACCCTAATCTGACAGAAGGCGTTTTACAAGATGGCCGTTGTCTAGCAAAAATTTTGGATAGCACCGATAATCATCTGGAGGATCCTTATCTGCAAGCAACCCAAGGTGCAAGTTTTCGCAGTGTCCCAGACATTTACAACGCTGAGTTTCATCCTTGTTACATCAGCCTATTAGAACGCTTTCAGGCAAAAGCTTACATTATTGTCCCCATTTTATATGGTAGTCAGATTTGGGGATTACTAGCAAGTTATCAAAATTCCGATTCCCGCCAATGGAAACCAGGAGAAGTTAATATTGTAGTTCAAATTGGCAATCAGTTGGGTGTCGCTTTACAACAGGCGCAATTACTGGCGCAAACTCAAAGGCAGTCACAAGCATTGCAAGAGGCTGTGATTGCAGCTGATGCTGCCAATCGCGCCAAAAGCGAATTCCTCGCCAACATGAGCCACGAACTGCGTACCCCACTCAATGCTATCCTCGGTTTTACCCAAGTCATGAGCCACGATCGGGCTTTATCTCCCGAACATCAGCAAAATCTAGCAATTATCAATCGTGCTGGCGAACACCTCCTCAACTTAATCAATGACATTTTAGAAATGTCTAAAATTGAAGCCGGCAGAATAACATTAAATCTCAACAGTTTTGACTTAATTCGCCTCTTAGAAAACCTCGAAGAGATGTTGCGCTTCCGTGCCACTTCTAAGGGATTAGAATTAGTCTTTGAATATACATCTTACCTCCCTCAATACATTCAAGCCGACGAAAGTAAACTACGTCAAGTATTGCTTAACCTCTTGGGAAATGCCATCAAATTTACTGATACTGGGAGAGTGATATTACGGGTGGGGATGGGGACTGGGGAGTGGGGAGCAGGGGAGGAAGGGGGAGCAGGGGAGGCAGGGGGAGTAGGGGAAGAATTAATAACCAATGCCCAATCCTTAATCTTCGAGGTTACAGATACTGGCTGCGGGATTGCCCCACAAGAAATTGACTTGTTGTTTGAAGCTTTTGGACAAACTGAAACCGGTCGGAAATCGCAGCAGGGAACAGGATTAGGTTTAGCAATTAGCCGCAAATATGTAGAACTAATGGGGGGAAATATGAGCGTCGCTAGCATTATTGGTGAGGGAAGTCAATTTATCTTTGATATTCAATTTAGTCTAGCTACAGTTAGCGAAATCCAGATCAAGCAAATTAGACGACAAGTTCTGAGTTTAGCGCCCGCTCAAAGCGAATACCGCATCTTGGTGGTTGATGACTCAACAGATAGCCGTTTAGTGCTAGTGAAAATTCTGACATCTATCGGCTTTGCAATCCAGGAAGCGGTAAATGGCAACGAAGCGATCGCACTTTGGCAAAAATGGCAACCACACCTAATTTTAATGGATATGCGAATGCCAGTTATGGATGGCTATGAAGCCACAAAAATTATTAAAACTAGAGAAGAAAGCTCAATGGTAAATTGCAAGACTATTATCATTGCCTTAACTGCTAATGCTTTTGAGGAACAACGAGAGGCAATGATTATAGCGGGTTGTGATGATTATATTAACAAGCCTTTCCGCGAGGAAGAATTACTAGAAAAATTGAGCGAATATTTAGGAGTTAAATATATTTATCAAGAAGATAACTATCAGAGAGGAAACGCAAAACAACAAATAACCGAATCTAGTTTAAAGCTTGCAGATATAATTCCTCTATTATATGAAATGTCTCCTGAATGGGTGAATCAAGTGTACACAGCCGCAGCCCAATGTAGTGATGACTTAATTTTACAATTAATTGAGCAAATTCCTTTGGAAAATGTAGAACTACGAAATTTTATCAAGAATTTAGCTCATGATTTTCAGTTTGAGAAAATTATGGAATTCACAAGTATTGCCGGAGTATTATCTAGTTAA
- a CDS encoding M48 family metallopeptidase: MSFFKTPLIGLKADSFRHPLDLEATKTLKQIPGIDMLVRNWLGPMAEQVFYVENIASSVLVGEQQLPDLYKLLLDACTILDIEPPQLYVRQHPAPNAYTFAVRGKQPFVVIHTSLIDILTPEEIQAVIAHELGHLKCDHSVYLTPVNLLILAAAIVPNVGTFVAQAIQAQLLEWVRCAEFTCDRAALLATQDPKVVMSVLMKLAGGSPTLAPQLNLDAFVAQARAYDDISKTELGEMVKTARTAQLTHPVPVLRAREIDRWASSTEYQSLIQIHGLKSTSNEVAPKGGWRNW, translated from the coding sequence ATGTCCTTCTTCAAAACCCCGCTGATTGGTTTGAAAGCTGACTCATTTCGTCATCCATTAGACCTGGAAGCTACCAAAACGCTCAAGCAAATACCAGGCATAGATATGTTGGTGCGAAATTGGCTCGGGCCAATGGCAGAGCAGGTTTTCTATGTGGAAAATATTGCCTCCAGCGTACTTGTGGGTGAACAACAACTACCCGATTTATACAAGCTGCTGTTAGACGCTTGTACAATCCTGGATATAGAGCCTCCCCAGTTGTATGTCCGGCAACATCCGGCTCCTAACGCCTATACTTTTGCCGTGCGGGGTAAGCAGCCCTTTGTGGTGATACACACATCCCTAATTGATATCCTCACCCCAGAGGAAATACAAGCAGTAATTGCCCACGAGTTGGGACATCTCAAGTGTGACCACAGCGTTTACTTGACCCCTGTAAATTTATTAATATTAGCTGCGGCGATTGTGCCCAATGTTGGAACCTTCGTTGCTCAAGCGATACAGGCGCAGCTTTTAGAGTGGGTGCGCTGTGCTGAGTTTACCTGCGATCGCGCCGCATTACTAGCAACCCAAGATCCCAAAGTTGTCATGTCAGTATTAATGAAGCTCGCGGGTGGTTCCCCAACCTTAGCACCACAACTGAATCTAGATGCCTTTGTTGCCCAAGCCCGCGCTTATGATGACATTAGCAAGACCGAACTAGGCGAAATGGTCAAAACCGCCCGCACAGCCCAATTAACCCATCCAGTGCCAGTGCTACGGGCGCGAGAAATTGACCGTTGGGCAAGCAGCACAGAATATCAATCTTTAATTCAAATTCATGGATTGAAGTCTACAAGTAATGAAGTTGCACCCAAAGGTGGCTGGCGAAACTGGTAA
- the murA gene encoding UDP-N-acetylglucosamine 1-carboxyvinyltransferase yields MNPSTSLPDAKIAPDADSSVLQVWGGHPLRGHVKISGAKNAALVIMAGALLCPGDCRIRNVPLLADVERMGQVLSALGVKLTRQGDILDINASEIKTSKAPYELVTQLRASFFAIGAILARLGVAQMPLPGGCAIGARPVDLHVRGLQAMGAEVQIEHGICNAYVPGSSRRLKGAKIYLDIASVGATENLMMAATLAEGETIIENAAREPEVVDLANFCNAMGAKIKGAGTSRIIIEGVPKLHSVDYSIIPDRIEAGTFLLAAAITRSELTLSPVAPEHLVPVIAKLRDIGVTIIEEKPEHLHILPAEILKATDIETQYHPGFPTDMQAPFMALLTLAEGDSVINESVFENRLRHASELNRLGADIRVKGNAAFVRGVPKLSGAPVLGTDLRASAALVIAGLAAEGQTTIQGLQHLDRGYDRLDVKLQQLGAKILRVGETSADTEIAASITSLSS; encoded by the coding sequence ATTAATCCTTCTACCAGCTTACCAGATGCAAAAATTGCTCCCGATGCAGACTCCTCAGTCTTGCAAGTTTGGGGCGGGCATCCTTTGCGAGGTCATGTGAAAATTAGCGGGGCAAAAAATGCAGCATTGGTAATCATGGCTGGAGCCTTGCTGTGTCCGGGCGATTGTCGTATCCGCAATGTCCCCTTATTGGCGGACGTAGAGCGCATGGGTCAGGTTTTATCAGCTTTGGGTGTAAAATTAACCCGACAAGGTGATATTTTAGACATCAACGCCAGCGAAATTAAAACGTCAAAAGCTCCCTACGAACTAGTTACCCAGCTGAGAGCGAGTTTTTTCGCCATTGGTGCGATTCTGGCCAGATTGGGAGTAGCGCAGATGCCCTTACCAGGCGGTTGTGCTATTGGGGCAAGACCAGTTGACTTGCATGTGCGCGGACTGCAAGCAATGGGCGCTGAGGTACAGATTGAACATGGCATTTGTAACGCCTACGTCCCTGGCAGCAGCCGGAGATTAAAAGGCGCGAAGATTTACTTAGATATCGCCAGCGTTGGAGCGACGGAAAACTTGATGATGGCGGCTACCCTGGCAGAGGGCGAAACCATCATCGAAAATGCTGCCAGAGAGCCGGAAGTAGTTGATTTAGCTAACTTCTGTAACGCGATGGGAGCTAAAATCAAGGGCGCGGGGACTAGCAGGATTATTATCGAAGGAGTCCCCAAATTGCATTCTGTTGACTACAGTATCATTCCCGATCGCATTGAGGCCGGGACATTCTTATTGGCAGCAGCAATTACCCGTTCCGAACTTACCCTCTCACCAGTGGCTCCAGAACATCTTGTGCCAGTTATTGCCAAACTGCGGGATATTGGGGTGACAATAATTGAAGAAAAGCCTGAACACTTACATATTCTGCCAGCAGAAATCCTCAAGGCAACGGATATTGAAACCCAATATCATCCAGGTTTTCCCACAGATATGCAAGCGCCGTTCATGGCTTTGCTGACATTGGCCGAAGGCGACAGCGTGATTAATGAATCCGTCTTTGAAAATCGCTTACGCCATGCCTCAGAGTTGAATCGCTTGGGGGCAGATATTCGTGTCAAAGGAAATGCTGCTTTTGTTCGGGGAGTGCCGAAATTATCTGGCGCACCAGTACTAGGCACAGACTTACGAGCATCAGCCGCGCTAGTCATCGCCGGACTAGCGGCAGAAGGGCAAACCACAATTCAGGGATTACAGCACCTCGATCGCGGCTACGATCGACTTGATGTGAAGTTACAGCAATTGGGAGCTAAAATCCTCCGTGTAGGCGAAACATCTGCTGATACCGAAATCGCTGCCAGCATCACTAGCTTGTCAAGTTGA